The genomic segment TCCCAGTGTAAACAACGGGTAGCCTGCTTTTAAATACTCGTTGCTTTTGAAGCCAAAAACCATACCGTTTGTATACTGCAATTTCCACCCCTTACCCAAGCCCATTCGGGTATAAAAAACCGGTTCTACAAGCATATTATCTTCTTTTGACGCAGGTATACCATCAATAGCGAGATTTTTCATCCGCATATTGCTGAGCCTGATAATCGTGCCGTAGTCGATATCATGTCTGTTGCCGAACAATTTTAGTGCATCCTTCTTTTCAGAAGAGAAGTTGACCTGCACAAACACCTTGTCAAAATCCATGTCGCGCGTCTCAACGACCGCCTGACCAATGGTGGAAGACCGTTTGTCAACGATGTGCGTATTACCAAGGCCGTACCCACCATACACTTCAAATACCCGATTATTTTTCCGTCCAAAACGCGTAAAATATCCAAGACCCGCCTCAGCCATTTTCTGCGCATGATCCTTGGTGTTAGACCGGTTATCCATATAGGATCCGTTGGCGATAACGGCAACGTGGTCCGTAATAGCAACCCCCAGATTTGCGGACGCGTTCGCCTTTGTATTGATGTTGCCGGAAACGTAGACCTCACCTGCGCCTGTAAACATCGGCGCCGAGGGAACATTGGGCATGTACATCGAACTGCATGAATAGCATGAAACGGCAAACAGTCCGCCCCACAGCACATATCCAAACTTCTTGTAATTCATAAATCGGTATTTATCTTAAAACACATATCCTTTATAAAAATTGTACCAAAGCAGTTACATTTAACAGAAAATAACACATAAGATGTCAGCTTTACGGATTGTGCACAAAAAAAGGCATCAATTGCTTGATGCCTTTCCCAATATTGTTACAAACCTTATGCTTGCTCTGTAGGAATTACAGAAACATAAGATTTATTGTTCGCTTTCTTACGGAAAACTACTTTACCGTCTACTAAAGCGAACAATGTGTGATCTTTACCAATACCGACGTTAACATCAGGATTGTGCTGCGTACCGCGTTGGCGAACAATGATGTTACCTGCGATTGCTTGCTGACCACCGAAGATTTTGATACCTAAACGCTTGCTATGTGACTCACGGCCGTTCTTAGAACTACCCGCACCTTTTTTGTGTGCCATTTCTTTATCTTAATTTAAGACTATTGTCTGATTAAAAATTCAATTATAACGTAATACCAGTGATCTGGATTTTAGAAAATTGTTGACGGTGACCGTTTTTCTTTTTGTAGCCTTTACGACGTTTTTTCTTGAAAACGATAACTTTATCGCCTTTTAAATGAGACAAAATTTTAGCTGAAACTTTTGCACCAGCAACGCTAGGTGTACCAATGGTAAATTTACCACCGTCTTCTGCTAACAATACATTGTCAAATTCAATACTAGCGCCTTCATCTCCTTGTAAACGGTGTACAAAAAGGAACTGGTCTTTTGCAACCTTAAATTGCTGTCCTGCTATATTTACTATTGCGTACATTGTTAATTAATTAAATTGTTATTAAATGAAGGGCAAAAGTAACGAGTTTTTATCACAATTCAAAACAAATATACCTTTTTCCTTCATTTTAACAAAAGTATTGCCTTGTCCCAATAACAGGAAACCGAACAATAAACGCTTACCAGACCAGAATCCTCTTCTCCGGGGCAACATACATTTTTGCCGTTGGCTGTACATCAAAAGCCTTATAGAATGCTTCCATATTGTACACTGGTCCGTTGACACGGAATTGCTCTGGGCTATGTGGATCTACTTTGAGACGCAAACGCATACGTTCATCACTGTTTTTGACCCGCCATACTTGTGCAAAGCTCAGAAAGAACCGTTGGTCTGGCGTGAAGCCGTCAATTTTGTCACTGCTTTGCCCCTGCTTCGTCAGCTTGAACGCATCGTACGCAATATTTAGCCCCCCGATATCAGCTAGATTCTCTCCTAAAGTAAGTTCTCCATTCACATGCTGATTATCCAATAGCGTGAAACTTCCGTACAATTTCGCGACCTGATTTGCCCGTTCAGTAAACTGTTTGGCATCCACCGCAGTCCACCAGTCGTTCAGATTACCAGCCTTATCATATTGCCTTCCCTGATCATCAAAACCATGCGTCATTTCATGACCGATCACAGCACCAATTGCACCGTAATTGATGGCGTCGTCCGCATTGGCGTCAAAGAACGGAAATTGTAATATCCCTGCCGGGAATACAATCTCATTGTATGGAGGATTGTAATACGCATTCACAGTAGGTGTTGTCATCAACCATTCTGATTTGTCCACCGGCTTGCTGATCTTACCAACCATTTCTTTGTAAGCGTGCTTTGCGGCCGACTGCAAATTGGCATAATAAGTATCCTTAGCGATCTGCACATCACTGTAATCTTTCCACTTTTCGGGATAGCCGATTTTCTTGGCAAAAGCTTCTAATTTTTCGATAGCCTTTTTCTTTGTTTCTGGAGTCATCCAATCCAGTTTTTCGATCCGGCTTTTATACACTTTTTGTAGATTATCGACCAGCTCAAGCATGCGACGTTTCGCTTCGGGTTTAAAATAATCGTCAACGTACAATTTACCGACTATTTCTCCCAGATGCTCGTCGGCAGCGCTCACGATTAGTTTCCAACGCTCCTTTTGCTGTTTTTGTCCATT from the Sphingobacterium thalpophilum genome contains:
- the rplU gene encoding 50S ribosomal protein L21: MYAIVNIAGQQFKVAKDQFLFVHRLQGDEGASIEFDNVLLAEDGGKFTIGTPSVAGAKVSAKILSHLKGDKVIVFKKKRRKGYKKKNGHRQQFSKIQITGITL
- a CDS encoding M13 family metallopeptidase, which translates into the protein MIQKIKWGTLSLLSVMMSCQSRTSKESSQETRTSFFDVSGMDTTVSPGDNFFQYANGNWMKNTQIPASETGWGSFYILADENLQKLRTVLENAAQSNSQEGSDQQKAGDFYTSGMDTITIDKLGAKPIEAAIQKINNLKSTDELIAYAADGFKNGEGDLFTFYVGADDRISNKNALQFFQGGLNLPEASYYLDQDDKAKRIRQAYVVYLTKLFGLIGEGANAQKAAEEVLRLETEIAKSHLTPVELRDPIKNYNKFAVAEFQKQTPDLNWKDILERLQVKTDTILVQQPKFYVALNHLLKSASLDAWKTKLKADLANASASALSKEFRDAKFDLFGKTLNGQKQQKERWKLIVSAADEHLGEIVGKLYVDDYFKPEAKRRMLELVDNLQKVYKSRIEKLDWMTPETKKKAIEKLEAFAKKIGYPEKWKDYSDVQIAKDTYYANLQSAAKHAYKEMVGKISKPVDKSEWLMTTPTVNAYYNPPYNEIVFPAGILQFPFFDANADDAINYGAIGAVIGHEMTHGFDDQGRQYDKAGNLNDWWTAVDAKQFTERANQVAKLYGSFTLLDNQHVNGELTLGENLADIGGLNIAYDAFKLTKQGQSSDKIDGFTPDQRFFLSFAQVWRVKNSDERMRLRLKVDPHSPEQFRVNGPVYNMEAFYKAFDVQPTAKMYVAPEKRILVW
- the rpmA gene encoding 50S ribosomal protein L27, with the protein product MAHKKGAGSSKNGRESHSKRLGIKIFGGQQAIAGNIIVRQRGTQHNPDVNVGIGKDHTLFALVDGKVVFRKKANNKSYVSVIPTEQA